One region of Bacillus pumilus genomic DNA includes:
- a CDS encoding acetyl-CoA C-acetyltransferase — protein MREAVIVAGARTPVGKAKKGSLKHVRPDDMGALCVKETLKRAGDYDGQIDDLIIGCATPEAEQGLNVARNIGALAGLPYTVPAITINRYCSSGLQSIAYAGERIMLGQAETILAGGVESMSQVPMMGHSIRPNAQLAEQAPEYYMSMGHTAEQVAQKYQVTRQDQDAFAVRSHQKAAKALQEGKFSDEIVSVDVTERRVGEQYQLEEHQFKFSQDEGVRAGTTEEILSTLRPAFSTKGTVTAGNSSQTSDGAACVMMMDREKASSLSLQPLAKFRAFAVGGVPPEVMGIGPIEAIPRALKIAGLELKDIGLFELNEAFASQAIQVIRHLGIDEEKVNVNGGAIALGHPLGCTGTKLTLSLIHEMKRRNEQFGIVTMCIGGGMGAAGIFELI, from the coding sequence ATGAGAGAAGCAGTCATTGTCGCTGGCGCGAGAACACCAGTAGGGAAGGCGAAAAAAGGATCGTTAAAACATGTTCGACCTGACGATATGGGCGCGTTGTGTGTAAAAGAAACATTAAAGCGTGCTGGTGATTACGACGGACAGATAGATGATTTGATCATCGGATGTGCAACACCAGAAGCAGAGCAGGGGTTAAATGTGGCTCGGAATATTGGGGCGTTAGCAGGACTTCCGTATACAGTACCTGCCATCACCATCAACCGCTACTGCTCATCTGGTCTTCAGTCAATCGCTTATGCAGGTGAGCGGATTATGCTCGGTCAGGCAGAAACGATCTTAGCTGGAGGAGTCGAATCGATGTCACAGGTGCCGATGATGGGTCATTCCATTCGTCCGAATGCTCAATTGGCAGAACAAGCGCCTGAATACTATATGAGCATGGGGCACACGGCAGAGCAGGTGGCGCAAAAGTATCAGGTCACACGTCAAGATCAGGACGCCTTTGCGGTAAGAAGTCATCAAAAGGCAGCCAAAGCATTACAGGAAGGAAAATTTTCAGATGAAATTGTCTCCGTTGATGTAACAGAGCGGCGGGTAGGGGAGCAATATCAATTAGAAGAACATCAATTTAAGTTTTCACAGGATGAAGGCGTGAGAGCAGGGACAACGGAAGAGATTCTTTCTACTTTGCGTCCGGCTTTCTCGACAAAAGGCACGGTGACCGCAGGAAACTCTTCACAAACAAGTGACGGTGCTGCGTGTGTGATGATGATGGATCGTGAGAAAGCATCCTCACTTTCCCTTCAGCCGCTCGCCAAGTTTCGGGCGTTTGCTGTTGGCGGTGTACCGCCTGAGGTGATGGGAATCGGTCCAATTGAAGCCATTCCGCGTGCGCTGAAAATCGCTGGACTTGAGCTGAAGGATATCGGGCTGTTTGAATTAAACGAAGCGTTTGCCTCTCAGGCCATTCAAGTTATTCGTCATTTAGGGATTGATGAAGAGAAAGTGAATGTCAATGGCGGGGCAATCGCGCTAGGACATCCGCTCGGCTGTACAGGAACAAAACTGACACTGTCACTCATTCATGAAATGAAGCGGCGAAACGAGCAATTTGGCATCGTCACAATGTGTATCGGCGGGGGCATGGGAGCAGCAGGAATTTTTGAATTGATCTAA
- a CDS encoding 3-hydroxyacyl-CoA dehydrogenase/enoyl-CoA hydratase family protein, with protein MGKHIRKAAVIGSGVMGSGIAAHLANIGIPVTLLDIVPNELTKEETAKKRTLDHPSVRNRLSQEAMKKLLKQKPAPLTSAKNLSYITPGNLTDHLSLLHDADWIIEVVTEKLSIKKHVFSLIDEHRKEGSIVSSNTSGISVEKMAEGRSEDFKRHFLGTHFFNPARYLKLLEIIPIQETDPEVLQFMKTFGEDVLGKGVVEAKDTPNFISNRIGTYGLLVTVREMLENKYTIGEVDSVTGPLIGRPKSATFRTLDVVGIDTFFHVARNVYDQVEGKEKDIFQLPEFIERMLEKGWIGSKAGQGFYQKNGKTILELDPVTLTYGERTKLKDPGIEMAKQQKGTKAKLKALIYQDGRAGQLLWNMTAPVLLYSAQLTGEIADDIQSIDNAMKWGFGWQHGPFELWDAIGVKKAVERMEAEGHSIPQWVQDMLSEGHDTFYQENADGERAFYHNGAYEQEKGNDKNISLAKLKKKNGVIFKNAGASLIDIGDDVALLEFHSKSNAIGLDVIDMINRAVDEVEQSYRGLVIGNQGKNFCVGANLALILMEAQDDNFFEIDFVIRRFQQAMMKVKYSDRPVVAAPFGMTLGGGTEVCLPAAAIQASSEAYMGLVEAGVGLIPGGGGNKELYLRHLQGSAKPSQTAIQDATMKTFETIAMAKVSTSAEEARDMNMLRASDRISMNGDHLIYDAKQLVLSLDESGYRAPLTQKVPVMGETGYAAMILAAENMRLSGYISEHDMTIVKKLAHVISGGKLPFGTEVEEQYLLELEREAFLSLVGEVKSQARMQHMLVKGKPLRN; from the coding sequence ATGGGCAAACATATTCGCAAGGCAGCTGTCATTGGTTCAGGTGTCATGGGCTCAGGCATTGCTGCGCATCTAGCCAATATCGGGATACCAGTCACATTGCTAGATATTGTGCCAAACGAACTGACAAAGGAAGAAACGGCAAAAAAGCGAACGCTTGATCACCCTAGTGTTCGGAATAGATTAAGTCAAGAAGCGATGAAAAAATTATTAAAGCAAAAGCCAGCACCTCTTACTTCAGCAAAAAACCTATCATACATCACACCGGGAAATCTCACAGACCACCTTTCCTTATTACATGACGCTGACTGGATTATTGAAGTCGTTACTGAAAAGCTCAGCATCAAAAAGCACGTATTCTCTCTCATCGACGAACACCGCAAAGAAGGCAGTATCGTATCAAGTAATACATCCGGAATTTCGGTTGAAAAAATGGCAGAAGGCCGATCAGAGGATTTTAAACGCCACTTTTTAGGTACACATTTTTTTAACCCAGCTCGTTATTTAAAGCTTTTAGAAATCATTCCTATTCAAGAAACAGATCCAGAAGTACTCCAATTTATGAAAACGTTTGGCGAGGATGTACTTGGTAAAGGCGTCGTTGAAGCGAAAGATACGCCGAATTTTATTTCCAATCGTATTGGTACTTATGGACTCCTTGTGACAGTGCGTGAAATGCTTGAAAACAAATACACCATCGGAGAGGTGGATTCGGTCACAGGACCCCTCATTGGAAGACCGAAAAGTGCGACCTTCCGTACACTTGATGTCGTAGGGATCGACACGTTTTTCCATGTAGCCCGCAACGTATATGACCAAGTAGAAGGAAAGGAAAAAGATATTTTCCAGCTGCCTGAGTTTATTGAAAGAATGCTTGAAAAGGGATGGATTGGCAGCAAGGCAGGGCAAGGATTTTATCAAAAAAATGGGAAGACCATTTTAGAACTTGACCCTGTGACGCTCACATACGGAGAACGAACGAAGCTGAAAGATCCAGGCATTGAGATGGCGAAGCAGCAAAAGGGAACGAAAGCGAAATTGAAAGCGCTTATTTATCAAGATGGTCGTGCAGGACAATTGCTCTGGAACATGACGGCACCTGTGCTCCTTTACTCAGCTCAGTTAACAGGCGAAATTGCGGATGATATTCAGTCCATCGATAACGCAATGAAATGGGGATTTGGCTGGCAGCACGGTCCATTTGAGCTATGGGATGCAATTGGTGTGAAAAAAGCAGTCGAGCGCATGGAAGCAGAAGGTCACAGCATCCCGCAGTGGGTGCAAGACATGCTGTCAGAAGGACACGACACATTCTATCAAGAAAATGCTGATGGAGAGCGTGCGTTTTATCACAATGGGGCTTACGAACAGGAAAAAGGAAACGACAAGAATATTTCCTTAGCGAAATTGAAAAAGAAGAACGGCGTGATTTTCAAAAATGCTGGTGCGAGCTTGATTGATATCGGTGATGATGTCGCCTTGCTCGAATTTCACTCCAAAAGCAATGCCATTGGACTAGATGTCATTGACATGATCAATCGCGCTGTCGATGAGGTGGAACAGAGTTATAGAGGGCTTGTCATCGGAAACCAAGGGAAGAACTTCTGTGTTGGTGCCAACCTTGCTCTCATTTTAATGGAGGCTCAGGACGATAATTTCTTTGAAATTGACTTTGTGATCCGCCGCTTCCAGCAGGCAATGATGAAGGTGAAATATAGCGACCGTCCAGTCGTTGCTGCTCCGTTTGGTATGACACTTGGAGGCGGAACAGAGGTTTGTCTGCCGGCAGCAGCTATTCAGGCGTCGAGTGAAGCATACATGGGTCTTGTCGAAGCGGGAGTTGGACTGATTCCAGGCGGCGGTGGAAACAAAGAATTATACCTTCGCCATCTGCAAGGATCAGCGAAGCCATCGCAGACCGCTATACAAGACGCCACGATGAAAACATTTGAAACAATTGCAATGGCGAAAGTATCCACTTCGGCAGAGGAAGCGCGGGATATGAACATGCTGCGCGCGAGTGACCGAATCAGCATGAACGGAGACCACCTGATCTATGATGCGAAACAACTCGTGCTCTCTCTTGATGAATCGGGTTATCGTGCGCCGCTTACGCAAAAGGTGCCCGTCATGGGAGAAACAGGCTATGCAGCGATGATATTGGCTGCTGAAAATATGAGACTGTCTGGATACATTTCAGAGCATGACATGACCATAGTTAAAAAATTAGCTCATGTTATTTCCGGCGGGAAACTGCCATTTGGAACAGAGGTAGAGGAGCAATACTTATTAGAGCTTGAAAGGGAAGCCTTTTTAAGTCTTGTAGGAGAAGTGAAATCACAAGCACGCATGCAGCACATGCTCGTCAAAGGAAAACCTTTACGTAACTAA
- a CDS encoding YuzL family protein → MSRLKKNPSKAGVSAASVKGNAGPSQEADLGGKKTSQNQQYKKNQ, encoded by the coding sequence ATGTCTCGTTTGAAGAAAAATCCATCGAAAGCAGGCGTAAGTGCTGCAAGTGTAAAAGGAAACGCAGGTCCATCACAGGAAGCAGACCTAGGCGGAAAAAAGACCAGTCAAAATCAGCAATATAAAAAGAATCAGTAA
- a CDS encoding spore coat protein, translating to MEQQNQQKIGNPQTPVPTTTNMNDRDFITDLLSTEKYMTSGYNTALNEFSHESLYQDIQRIALETQKTQRHLYDVMFQYGWYSVEAAEQQKLQQAHQKFQQTLTEQSPYGPSQMS from the coding sequence ATGGAACAACAAAACCAACAAAAAATCGGGAATCCTCAAACTCCGGTTCCCACGACAACAAACATGAATGATCGTGATTTTATCACAGATCTGCTGTCGACTGAGAAATATATGACAAGCGGATACAACACAGCGCTCAATGAATTCAGTCATGAATCTCTTTATCAGGATATTCAGCGAATTGCGCTAGAAACTCAGAAAACACAAAGACATTTATATGATGTCATGTTCCAATACGGCTGGTATTCTGTTGAAGCCGCTGAACAGCAAAAGCTCCAGCAGGCGCACCAGAAATTTCAGCAAACACTGACAGAACAATCTCCATACGGACCATCACAGATGTCATAA
- a CDS encoding YusU family protein has product MGNELDEKLEGLLEKYTELLLGESTDALKQDVKQWVIYSHIAKSMPPLAKHFNESYPEAKEEIKETIQRIKQMNEAHRANQDR; this is encoded by the coding sequence ATGGGAAATGAACTAGATGAAAAGCTGGAAGGCTTGCTTGAGAAATATACTGAGCTACTGCTTGGCGAATCAACAGACGCACTGAAACAAGATGTGAAACAATGGGTGATCTACTCTCATATCGCAAAAAGCATGCCGCCTCTAGCAAAGCATTTTAATGAATCGTATCCAGAGGCTAAGGAAGAAATCAAAGAAACCATTCAGCGAATCAAACAAATGAACGAAGCTCATCGAGCGAATCAAGATCGTTAA
- a CDS encoding ABC transporter ATP-binding protein gives MSAISTEGLSLGYGETMIIDELNVSIPKGEITVFIGSNGCGKSTLLRSLARLMKPMGGSVLLEGHSIAKLPTKEVAKQLAILPQGPEAPEGLTVHQLVKQGRYPYQNWLKQWSKQDEEAVNRALKSTKMEDLADRTVDSLSGGQRQRAWIAMTLAQETDIILLDEPTTYLDMTHQIEILDLLFDLNEKEQRTIVMVLHDLNLACRYAHHLVAIKDKTIYAEGRPETVINCDLVKNVFDMNCQVTTDPLFGTPLCIPHGRGRCIVQQAQAETFLAAR, from the coding sequence ATGAGTGCCATTTCTACTGAAGGTTTAAGCTTAGGCTACGGAGAAACAATGATCATAGATGAACTAAATGTATCAATCCCTAAGGGTGAAATCACAGTATTTATTGGCAGCAATGGATGCGGTAAATCCACGCTACTTCGCTCTTTGGCCCGTCTCATGAAGCCAATGGGTGGGTCTGTCCTGCTTGAAGGTCATTCCATTGCCAAATTACCAACAAAGGAAGTAGCGAAACAGCTCGCTATTCTTCCGCAAGGACCAGAAGCGCCAGAAGGATTAACCGTGCATCAGCTAGTGAAGCAAGGCAGATATCCTTATCAAAATTGGCTGAAGCAGTGGTCAAAGCAAGACGAAGAAGCAGTGAATCGTGCACTGAAGTCAACAAAGATGGAAGACCTCGCTGATCGAACGGTCGATTCATTATCAGGTGGACAAAGGCAGCGTGCATGGATTGCGATGACGTTAGCGCAGGAGACGGATATCATTTTGTTAGATGAGCCGACGACGTATTTAGATATGACGCATCAAATTGAAATTCTCGACCTTCTGTTTGACTTAAATGAAAAAGAGCAGCGCACGATCGTCATGGTACTTCATGACCTGAATCTCGCATGTAGATATGCTCATCACCTTGTAGCGATTAAAGACAAGACGATTTATGCAGAAGGAAGACCAGAAACGGTCATTAATTGTGATCTTGTGAAAAATGTTTTCGATATGAACTGCCAAGTGACAACAGATCCTTTATTCGGAACTCCATTATGTATTCCGCATGGAAGAGGACGCTGTATTGTGCAGCAAGCGCAAGCGGAGACATTTCTCGCTGCAAGATAA
- a CDS encoding YusW family protein, which produces MCWKKAGQIGVLLFMLSGCQSIEPLQQTKEAEAESLSAIQMKELPFEHLHLHVQYGQKSELYEATYRQAKGKEEALIRDHMNGVRYEGEEALREMKMKLNDMSIPSAKINETYVNELLAAFNLDDDYQRIQVDMKLEDGTKRTFQKKK; this is translated from the coding sequence ATGTGTTGGAAGAAGGCGGGACAAATAGGAGTGCTGCTTTTTATGCTGTCTGGCTGCCAATCGATTGAGCCGCTCCAGCAAACAAAGGAAGCAGAAGCAGAGAGTCTCTCAGCGATTCAAATGAAGGAACTTCCATTTGAGCATCTCCACCTGCATGTTCAATACGGGCAGAAAAGCGAATTATACGAAGCCACCTATCGTCAGGCGAAAGGAAAAGAAGAAGCACTGATTCGTGATCATATGAACGGTGTCCGCTATGAAGGTGAAGAAGCTTTACGCGAGATGAAGATGAAGCTAAATGATATGTCGATTCCTAGTGCGAAGATCAATGAAACGTATGTCAATGAGCTATTAGCTGCTTTTAATTTAGACGATGATTATCAGCGAATTCAGGTCGATATGAAGCTTGAAGATGGGACCAAACGTACATTCCAAAAGAAGAAGTAA
- a CDS encoding oxidoreductase, producing MMKRTAIVTGANSGFGKLITTGLAKQGYTVIAGVRQEANAKKLAEEIEQASLAEAIHIEALDVTDTQSIQAFQKKLHTYAPITLLVNNAGTAYAGFAEEVPVDTYRQQFDVNVFGVMEVTQAVLPLMTNGAKIFNMSSISGLMGMPALSPYVSSKFALEGYTESLRIELASFGIQAALIEPGSFQTNIWNTSMNEHMLQPEEGSKYIHLYQKMMAHINAQKSNYGDPREVAELVIRLAEKKRLKKLRYPIGKGVRLSFTAKQLLPWSMWEKIILRTLSSKK from the coding sequence ATGATGAAAAGGACAGCCATTGTAACTGGTGCCAATAGCGGCTTTGGCAAGCTCATCACGACTGGTCTCGCCAAGCAAGGCTATACAGTGATTGCAGGTGTCAGGCAGGAAGCCAATGCGAAAAAGCTTGCTGAAGAAATCGAGCAAGCCTCGTTAGCCGAAGCGATACATATTGAAGCATTAGATGTGACAGACACGCAGTCAATTCAAGCATTTCAGAAAAAGTTGCATACTTACGCCCCCATTACCTTGCTTGTCAACAATGCTGGAACAGCCTATGCGGGTTTTGCTGAAGAGGTTCCTGTTGACACGTACCGCCAGCAATTTGATGTCAATGTTTTCGGAGTCATGGAAGTGACACAAGCCGTCCTTCCGCTGATGACAAATGGTGCAAAGATATTCAATATGAGCAGCATCAGCGGATTAATGGGAATGCCCGCACTTTCTCCTTATGTATCCTCCAAGTTTGCTTTAGAGGGCTACACAGAGAGCTTGCGCATTGAACTGGCATCGTTCGGTATACAGGCAGCCTTGATCGAGCCAGGCTCTTTCCAAACGAATATTTGGAACACGTCTATGAACGAGCACATGTTGCAGCCAGAGGAAGGCTCGAAATACATTCACCTCTATCAAAAAATGATGGCCCATATCAATGCCCAGAAATCAAACTACGGGGACCCGCGTGAAGTCGCAGAGCTTGTGATTCGATTAGCCGAGAAGAAGCGGCTGAAAAAGCTGAGATATCCGATTGGGAAAGGAGTGCGGCTTTCATTCACAGCAAAGCAGCTCCTGCCTTGGAGCATGTGGGAAAAGATCATATTACGTACACTCTCTTCAAAAAAATAA
- a CDS encoding S1C family serine protease — protein MDFRREDEEKKLNQQEDVHQENEKQIDEPEKEKELVFQPHENEASATQESVTNHSPQMEDDRVSKKEKKRKAAWLSPILGGIIGGGLVLGITPLLPQSQNTAANTQTQTASSEPAASENFSTKQITNATNVSDMVEDLEPTIVGVSNYQSTQNSFGLSGDSTEAEAGTGSGVIFKKDGKKAYIITNNHVVEGANKLKVTLYDGKTKDAKLVGSDVMTDLAVVEINADGIDKVASFGDSSKLRAGDKVIAIGNPLGAQFSGTVTEGIISGLDRTVEANTSSGTVEMNVLQTDAAINPGNSGGPLINTDGQVIGINSLKISESGVESLGFAIPSNDVKPIVDELLKNGKVERPYLGVQMIDLEQVPETYQENTLGLFDKQIGKGIYVKDVSKGSPAQKAGLKSGDVIIKFKGKNVANSSQLKEILYKETKVGDKTTMTVIREGKNKNLDITLGQSETE, from the coding sequence ATGGATTTCCGAAGAGAAGATGAAGAGAAGAAGTTGAATCAACAAGAAGATGTACATCAAGAGAATGAGAAACAAATAGACGAACCTGAAAAAGAAAAGGAACTCGTTTTTCAACCTCATGAAAACGAAGCTTCTGCCACTCAGGAGAGTGTGACAAACCATTCTCCTCAAATGGAGGATGACCGTGTGTCGAAAAAGGAGAAAAAGCGGAAAGCAGCATGGCTCAGTCCGATCCTTGGAGGAATTATTGGCGGAGGCCTTGTGCTTGGCATTACACCGCTTTTGCCGCAGTCACAGAACACAGCAGCAAACACTCAAACGCAAACAGCGTCAAGTGAACCGGCAGCCTCTGAAAATTTCTCAACAAAACAAATCACCAATGCCACGAATGTCTCTGATATGGTAGAAGATTTAGAGCCAACCATTGTGGGAGTCTCAAACTACCAATCTACCCAAAATTCGTTTGGCCTTAGCGGTGATTCAACAGAAGCTGAAGCTGGAACGGGTTCTGGTGTCATCTTTAAAAAAGATGGCAAAAAAGCGTACATTATTACAAATAACCACGTAGTCGAGGGTGCCAATAAATTGAAGGTCACACTTTATGACGGAAAAACAAAAGACGCGAAGCTTGTCGGCAGTGACGTGATGACAGATTTAGCTGTTGTCGAAATCAATGCAGACGGCATTGATAAAGTGGCGAGCTTTGGTGATTCTTCTAAGCTCCGTGCTGGAGACAAAGTGATTGCAATTGGGAACCCGCTTGGTGCCCAGTTCTCTGGTACTGTGACAGAAGGGATTATTAGTGGTCTTGATCGTACAGTTGAAGCGAACACATCATCTGGTACGGTGGAAATGAATGTACTGCAAACAGATGCAGCGATCAATCCAGGAAACAGCGGTGGACCGCTTATCAATACAGATGGTCAAGTCATTGGTATCAATAGCTTAAAAATTAGCGAAAGCGGTGTGGAATCACTCGGCTTTGCGATTCCAAGTAACGATGTCAAACCGATTGTAGATGAGCTGTTGAAAAACGGAAAGGTTGAACGTCCTTATCTTGGCGTACAAATGATTGACCTTGAGCAAGTGCCTGAAACGTATCAAGAAAATACGCTCGGCCTATTTGATAAACAAATCGGCAAAGGGATTTACGTAAAGGATGTATCAAAAGGATCACCTGCACAAAAAGCAGGCTTGAAGTCTGGAGATGTCATCATCAAGTTTAAAGGGAAAAACGTGGCGAACAGCTCTCAGCTGAAAGAAATTTTGTACAAAGAAACAAAAGTCGGCGATAAAACGACAATGACTGTTATTCGTGAAGGGAAAAACAAGAACCTAGACATTACCCTTGGACAGTCTGAAACTGAATAA
- a CDS encoding response regulator transcription factor, whose product MSYTIYLVEDEQNLNELLTKYLESENWNVSSFLTGEAAREAMNKPPHLWILDIMLPDTDGYTLIKEIKAASPDVPVIFISARDADIDRVLGLELGSSDYIAKPFLPRELIIRVQKLLELVYKNSDTPQQQSVTPVSSYVIHEDVREVYEGDQLINLTSKEFDLLLLFTHHQGHAFSREDILVKIWGHDYFGTDRVVDDLVRRLRKKMPDLKVETIYGFGYRMLKG is encoded by the coding sequence TTGTCGTACACCATTTATTTAGTGGAAGATGAACAAAACTTAAACGAACTTTTAACCAAATATTTAGAAAGTGAAAATTGGAATGTCTCCTCTTTTTTAACCGGAGAAGCGGCACGCGAAGCAATGAATAAGCCGCCGCATCTATGGATTTTAGATATTATGCTGCCTGATACAGATGGCTACACACTGATTAAAGAAATCAAAGCCGCATCACCTGACGTACCGGTCATTTTCATTTCAGCACGCGACGCTGATATTGATCGTGTCCTCGGTTTAGAGCTGGGAAGCAGTGATTATATTGCGAAACCATTTCTTCCGCGCGAGCTGATCATTCGGGTGCAAAAGCTGCTTGAGCTTGTGTATAAAAACAGCGATACTCCGCAGCAGCAAAGTGTTACACCCGTTTCCTCTTATGTCATTCATGAGGATGTAAGAGAGGTGTATGAAGGAGATCAGCTGATTAACTTAACTTCTAAGGAATTTGACTTGCTGCTTTTATTTACACATCATCAAGGACATGCTTTTTCTCGTGAAGATATTCTCGTCAAAATTTGGGGACACGATTACTTTGGGACAGATCGTGTGGTGGATGACCTTGTCAGACGATTGCGCAAAAAAATGCCCGACTTAAAGGTCGAGACCATCTATGGATTTGGCTATAGGATGCTAAAAGGATGA
- a CDS encoding sensor histidine kinase: MKNKPLAFQIWIVISGILLTISIVLIILFSNTLRNFFTNEIYKNIENEQQVLTEYPLNRDGSPKSTPENRSVQHILIPSDELNQMGQFFPHAFIEKIQAFVKKQKSATKRYSEEVNGQHIFFVIKKVSTGNTQYILLSYAPDSYRDDLSFTLFKQLIFILGTVILLSWIPSIWLARYLSRPIVAFEKHVKRIAQEDWDDPVIVDRQDEIGKLGHTIEEMRQKLIQKDETERTLLQNISHDLKTPVMVIRGYTQSIKDGIFPKGDLEQTVEVIEGEAEKLEKKIKDLLYLTKLDYLSNQHPAHASFLLSNTMLEVVDRIRWSKNELQWNVDLDDEAALEGDPEQWSKLFENVLENQLRYAKRKIDIQMKQEEEQIRIVIRNDGPPIEEHMLSSLYEPFSKGKKGEFGIGLSIVKKILSMHQASISIENDDLGVRYTITVPKKRL; encoded by the coding sequence ATGAAGAACAAACCACTCGCTTTTCAAATTTGGATCGTCATCTCTGGTATTTTACTCACCATCTCGATTGTTCTGATCATCCTATTTTCCAATACATTACGAAATTTTTTCACGAATGAGATTTATAAAAATATCGAAAATGAACAGCAGGTGCTCACAGAATATCCGTTGAACCGAGACGGCTCGCCAAAGTCGACACCGGAAAACCGCTCGGTGCAACACATTCTGATTCCGTCAGATGAATTAAACCAAATGGGGCAGTTTTTCCCACACGCCTTTATTGAGAAAATCCAAGCCTTTGTGAAAAAACAAAAAAGCGCAACGAAACGCTATTCTGAAGAGGTGAATGGCCAGCACATCTTTTTTGTCATCAAAAAAGTATCAACAGGCAATACACAATATATTCTTTTGTCTTATGCGCCAGACTCTTATCGAGATGACCTGTCCTTTACGCTGTTTAAACAGCTGATCTTTATCTTGGGCACCGTTATTTTATTAAGCTGGATTCCATCGATTTGGCTCGCCCGCTACTTATCCCGTCCAATCGTTGCGTTTGAAAAACACGTGAAGCGGATTGCACAAGAAGACTGGGACGATCCTGTCATCGTTGACCGGCAAGATGAAATTGGAAAGCTTGGTCATACCATTGAAGAAATGAGACAAAAACTCATTCAAAAGGATGAAACAGAACGGACTCTTTTGCAAAATATATCACATGACTTAAAGACACCTGTCATGGTCATCCGCGGCTATACGCAGTCGATTAAAGATGGTATTTTTCCTAAGGGAGATCTTGAACAAACAGTGGAAGTCATTGAAGGTGAAGCGGAAAAGCTTGAGAAGAAAATCAAGGATTTGCTGTACTTAACAAAGCTTGATTATTTATCAAATCAACACCCTGCACATGCTTCCTTCCTACTCAGTAATACGATGCTGGAAGTGGTCGACCGAATACGCTGGTCGAAAAATGAATTACAGTGGAACGTGGACTTAGATGATGAGGCTGCTCTTGAAGGCGATCCAGAACAATGGAGCAAATTATTTGAAAATGTCCTAGAAAATCAACTTCGCTACGCAAAAAGGAAAATTGATATTCAAATGAAACAGGAAGAGGAACAAATACGCATTGTCATTCGTAATGACGGTCCTCCAATTGAAGAACATATGCTATCCAGCCTATACGAACCTTTTAGTAAGGGAAAAAAGGGCGAATTCGGTATTGGATTAAGCATTGTCAAAAAAATTCTCTCCATGCATCAAGCGTCTATATCAATTGAAAATGATGATCTAGGTGTACGTTATACGATCACGGTACCAAAGAAGAGACTGTAG
- the spxO gene encoding anti-adapter protein SpxO, with translation MREIDDMIRRLRTKGIQVEKVKMPKETTIEKKWMYQAGKKIKATYRDFNGYSFI, from the coding sequence ATGAGAGAAATCGATGATATGATAAGACGCTTGCGAACAAAAGGAATTCAAGTAGAAAAAGTCAAAATGCCAAAAGAGACAACCATTGAAAAGAAATGGATGTATCAAGCTGGCAAGAAAATCAAAGCCACATACCGTGATTTCAATGGGTATTCATTCATCTAA